Within Populus trichocarpa isolate Nisqually-1 chromosome 6, P.trichocarpa_v4.1, whole genome shotgun sequence, the genomic segment gTAATTTCAGCACCAACCCAATAGTTTATAGTCGGGAAGcattgaattaaaagaaaactataaGGACCCCGTATAGGCATTGTGGCCTATGAGTAAATTTACTgtagattataataataaagtgaCCATTTTGCTCTTCGCTCCAAAATTATTAAGCCTTGCATAAGGGGTAGAATAGTCTTTTTCTAATGGTAAAAAGTCATTTACTAATTGGAATGGGGCAAAATGGACTTTACACATTTATTTAGCACGGTAAAGTTATTTAATCgctcttaaaagcaaaattttctAAACCTAACTTTAGGAGCTTTAtagtctttttcaatttttttaatagtaaaatgaCGCATTTTCCCTTAGAGTTAAATTTCTTATAACTTTGGTTTAGGGCACTTTGCGTCTTttcattttggtatttttgtaataatttgGTTGTGAAAGGGGTTGTTCGGTAATTGACTTagcatatatattattaaaaaacaaattgtttggCATGTGCCACGCACACACCAGCATGTCAATTGTCCCATACCTTTTGGGTGGCACATGAAACGTCATATGTGGTCATACGATGGCTTTCAAGCCAGCGTTCAATTTGTCTCGGCTTCCCTTCCTTCCAGGTACAATGTGtgttccaaattgatttttggtTTGACGCAtacaaccctttttttttctttctcccccTTGATTTCCATATTGgctatagaaaaattaaaggcagTCTttcactttcttattttttcatatcagGTCCCtaatcttttgattactatttgttttatttgtgatgatttatgaaattggattttttttcaattccaccttccttcaattttttatattttaaatttgatcttcattcttttaattgatacttattttatttgagatgatttttaaaattttttaaaagttttttttttgcaatttcatcctttttaagtttttttttttgcaatttcatcctttttaagtttttttccaaccaatttgatccttattattttaattgttatttttttttcttgatatttttttttaaaattatctattttttttatttcatgcttCAACGTCTAATTTGTTGAAATTGTGCTTCTTGATTGAGTCCAAGACTAGAATTTCACGGGTTGCAAGTTTGAGAGATTAATGCAGGTTTAAGAAATTTACTAtgatttgcttcttcttttttttttttttccttttttaagctcatattttttcagtttcttcattcaacatttatttaattaaagattagactcttttatttttattttatttctatagaATTTCTTACTAATTTTGATAATGACCCGAGTTATTtcgaatcttttttatttttgttctttgtttaatttagcttttttaaaaaaattaaattaaattaatctattaaatATGAGATTGAGATGTTCATCTCATGATTTTTTGATTAGTTTAGTTTTGGGTCATTACTCTAATGGCATGTGCGATCTTTTTTGATGTCAACATGAAACTTTTTGTAATGATGTTTTAATCATCTAGCTAAGCTCTTTTTGGTGGTTAAGTAGTGTCTACAGCAGAGCAACCATAGGTCTTCAGcaagcttttctttcttttcctttcaaatatgattaattattttttttgttcatattatttatgattttttttaaattatattattaaattaactaggtTTATTTAAcctatttaaatcaataatttggattttatatttttttacttttcttaaaAACACTAGCATCatcttgacattttttttctacttgaatatttttttaccttatcCGCGTATAGAGCAAATCATCTATTTATTAACATCCTAAATAGTAAGGAATCAAAATatgtatcatcatcatcgtaGCAATATCATTTTGAgggtttcatatatatatatatatatatatatatatataaaagctcaATCACAAGCCACCTTTGCACCGCCATTTAGAGCCATTGAATGTGAAATAAAGGATGCCAAGAAAGGATAGATACAGACATGCGTGACCCCCTTAGCTGTTTGTGTCGATGGAAGGCTCATGATTGGTCCAATAATTTCAAGTAACTACAATTTTTATGACCtaaaatatatttccaaataactACAGTTTTATgacctaaaaatatttatatatctttttctttggaACAGAGTTCATAAATGATTTAAAAGCTCAATCACTACCCACCTTTGCACCGCCAAGAGCTTACCAGAATTTAGAACCGATGAATGTGAACAAAAGTATATCAAGAAAGAATAGATATATACATGCGTGATCCCTTTTTAGCTTCTTGTGTCGATGGATGGAAGGCTAATGATTAGTCCAATAAGTTCAAATAACTACAACTGATGTAAGAAATAACTTACAATAGCCTTAAATTCAAATAACTACAATGATTgttcttgtattttaaaataattaatactttAAGATAAATGAAAGCTCTTAAGAAgtataatggtttttaatttctttcctgGATGATTCATGGGGTATTTAAACCCCTTAAACACTGTTGTTTTTGGATAaaagaaagattttattttttatgacattaataataaataaatatctcttacatatcattaacgaaataataaatatgataggTCTCTTAAGAGACCTTTTGtatatctataaatataaagaaaacattatCTTATATATGAATAACTCATATAATCGTTCTAGAAGCAATGTTTCTTATCTTAAATACTCAAGACATGAGATGTAACCTGACCTAGGTTAAAGAGCATGATGGTAATTCATCCAACATGATTCACTTTTAGTTTAGATGCTTATTTAGGTTCACGTTATTTTGGGTTCAGCTAACGAGTGAATTCAAGTATGTTGGGTCGGGTATCTCGTCAAATTCATGTTACCTTGGGTTCAATTAATAGATAAATCAAGCAAGTTGAGCCTAACATCTCATCCAGTTCATATCACCTTAGGTTCAACTGACGACTAAACCAAACCATGTTTTAGGTCCATGTTTTCTTGGTTACAGCTAATGAAAATAGACAACTTTAGCTCTCTTATcatataacaaaacaaaacgtgTAACTGTATAAATAAGTTTAATACCTAGGATTTAAGGGGATAaatactttcttcttcttctaccttATATTGCATTTTACCTTCTAATATTTgtattgcatatatatatatatatatatatatatatatatatatatatatatatatatatatatatatatattttaaagatgcCATTCCCTATTTCATGCACTGGATTAATTATTGGAGGGTCATCCGGCTTCCTAGAGAGATTTGCTTTGCGGGTTTTCCAACCACATCAACTGCTGAAAGCCACCACATTGTATCCAATGAGCCATGACAATAGCTACATCAACTCTGAAGTTTTTCAGACCTCATCAGTTAGGACAAGAAAAGAAGCAGCTTTGATTCCTGGACTGTATCTACTTAGTTGAGAGAAACCAGAATTTAGAAAACCTTGCAATGAAATCAGTGCATTTGTGGCAAATTTTCCACCAACAAACGTTGACTTGTTTCGAATATCGATGTAAAATCCATTTCCCTGTTCGAATACAGCGATGACCTATATTTCTTGCGATGTTATCGCCCACCTTCTTGAGTAATAAAAGAattctaacaaaacaaaatcgtGTCATGTAAGAAGCAAGTAATCTGGTCCTTGTGTTGTTTTATAGGAATGGAGCAAAATTTTCCTTTACGAAACCATTTCATGGACGATTTAAAAAAGCTATAGAATATACTAGTTTTCTAGTACACGCTacattggataaaaaaaaaatacataaataaaatatttaggttgTGGGAATATTTTGACCTTGttataaaactaaatatagTTGTAGTcggtaaatattaaaaactcccaacatgatttctcttgtttaacttaagtttcaaattaaatcatgtaaaagTTGTTTTGATATGATTAACCCGACTTGATGAGtccaaaaataactttaatgaCCTGTTAAAAGTgtggtttgactttaaaaaaatcttaaaataatatttttttttaatattgagacaacaacGTATTAGATCAACTTGAACTTCATTATTTAACTTGTCAATCATACAACTTGGATCATGGAAttcaatgaatttaataattttattttttaattattttttacttaatgatatgattaaaaaaaaatagaactcgCAAAATTGATTATCAACCAAATATCaggatgtttatttgagattgtgataaccccataaaaaacaaaccgaaacaaattatgaatacTACAATTCAATGATTCTGATTGATTGTGATTTTCTCCCATTCTGTGCATAATTAATCAAACTgacgagggaaaaaaaatacaaattctgAACAATTTGTTTTGGGATAGATATCATTataaccatagttattaaacccggactgACCTGGTTGGTCGACTCgggacccggtggctggactaGTTCGAGTAAGGCAAAATATTGGCCAGTGTAaaaacccggcaaaacccggtcgagctggcgggtcgacccatgacccagGCGACACGGGcgagactctttttttttttcaaatgtggtttttctcctaaacccctcttttttcatatgttttagttggttattaactcttttcaaagttcattatataaatactaggagaatgttttattttttcaatgtgggatttgaaatcttttagtatatatattttatgttcccaataaaaaaattattttttcaatatgagatttgaagccttttagtatatatattttatgttcacaagaaaaaaattatgttttttaaatataagataaaaaacttttttggtttaaatacttcaacttaaaaggataacataatatctttcaatgtgaaataaaaaaactttttgatatattttttttaaattttattatttacaacatgtataatctatatttacatgaattgttttttaatttttcatataaaatattaaaatttaaaatatattttttttatttttcaagttgacCCGTATAACTCGCAACCTGATTTTTTAACCAGGTTAACCACGAATTGGTTTCAATAACTATAATTGTAACTTTATGTAAATGTggtcatgtttaaaaaaaagtagcagATTCGATGTTAAAACGATATTATCATTTCATtgtgaaaatattaatattattcatCAAGATATTAAGGGTTTTCTTGCAGCTTCTCTGTGATTAATCTCATGAAAAGATATTTGGGTGATTGACAGGTGCATGTAGAAATGATAGTAGTTGATTTTATTGCacctttaaataattttattcacggtttattgtttttttttggtgaagaatattttttttttaattttttttaaaaaataatttttttatatatttgatagtatcataaaaaataaattagaaaaaactctTTAGTATTTGGTTAagttatggaaaataagttaaaaataacctatgaatattttttaaatttattaaaagaataaggatcaaatcttgcagataaaaaagttggatgatgaaattaaaaaaatataattttataaattatttaaaataaaataaataacaattaaaataataaaaaccaaatctaataaataaaaaagttgaaagatgatgaaattaaaaaaatataattacaaaaattatcttaaataaaaataaatagcaataaaaaaatagagatcaaatataatagataaaaattttcaattaaaaatataataagataaaaataataataaaaaaataagatcaaagtttatataaaaataaaataaaattagattttaatggataaaattaaaagaaataattcaaaacaaaatatatagcaatgaaaagattgatgatcaaatttgatatagtcaataaataacaaaatatttttaaattttttataacttctataaattatttttcattaaaaaaaacactttcttgaaaattaagttatttaaataaaaatattttttattaattaattttttaaataataaacaaatatatgaaaatttaaaaattcatttctatAACTAAACTGGCCTTAGGGTTACgtgtgaataaataaaattggatgTCATTTTGGTAATTTCACAAAGTGAACACGTCAAATGTTGGGGGGCTGGGGCAGGTAGTGCCTCCGCCACTCACCTCACTGCAATCCGTAATTTCCCCATACATGTGGTCACATTCCATATTTTACCTCGTATTTACAACACTGCCATTCAAATCTTATCAATCatgcttttactttttttaaaagccGTCGTGATTTTCCACGCACtacctcttctttttttattcattatttatttttttatacattaaagAACTTTTTGGGAGAGCAgggttatattttaaaatatattaaaataataaaatttattttttatattaactcattcaaaagataaaaaacattaaaaaaattaattttaaataaacaacgTTTTAAATACATcgcaaaaaaatttctaaagatCAAAGGGTATGATatgttaaaatcatgttttgctgtaataataattttaaaattatttattcatatatatatatatatcatagttttgtatgagttttattaaaaaaatagttaaaaaaaccataatttgtaattttttaaaatttattttttaaaaataatcaccaaACACACACTAATATATTAGAACGAACTTTGGAGTCACGTGAAAAGTCTACATTTTGAGtgtagaaatttaaaatattttttaattgaaataattaaaaaaaaaactcctagtTGGTAGGAGGATTTTTTTGtagttatcattttttaatttaaacaattcAAACTGAGAACTGCTAGAAAATACTTATTTTGAaccttattatattattatatttatttcatttcaaatttacttttattttttatttataaacatcgatattaaatattttttaatcagtttcaggtatatcataaaaataattttttatgatatcaaGCTTAAAGTcccaattcaagaaattaaaaaagagaatatatttttttattgacatagTGCCAAGGAAACATGTTTATGGCATGCAACCGACATAGGCATCTTTTTGTTTATCCAACACACTGTATATATCTGTGTtctgatcataaaaaaaaaaaaaaaaaacatttatacgCACCTTCTATGGTTGATTTTAGCACTTAATACAGGTTATTAACGATGATTCCATGTTTCATAGAGAATGTCAAACTAGTTAGATTTTATTACATTCTATCAGCATCCTGTTTTAATTCATGTAATATTTGCTTTCTTCTGTGTTGAATACTCAATGGTTTATTCATGCTAGAATAAAAACATGAGATCCCCTCGTATCCATATTTCTGTAAGATGAACGATCCATTCTCTTCGATCAGATCGTAGataaaatatcaagtttttttctccAAAGCTGGATGGTTGCCTGGACAATATTATAAGGTGTTGGTCTTGAAGAACTAAGAACACCTGCAAAACACGTCATCTTTTATGTTTAGCAAACTAACTCTTTAATGCTCAAGTTAACACCGATGATAGTGGAAAATAACTTCAAGAGACTGTGTTATAAGTGTTTGCAGAGAGTGAAGCAAAGCTTAAGGAGAAAGAAGATGATAATATATAACATTACAATGAGGAAGGAGATCTTGTCTTACCATGAGATTGAAGGTTGTTTATATAAACTTGAATCAAAGTGGGTGTGTCTATGCCATGCAAAGATTGGATTGGATGATCAATATGTATACCGCCATTAATTTTGGACCATTTAGAGACaacgatataaaaaaacaacaaatctttataaaaattactctCGTTCTGGATTTTATAAGTTGTgtattaataatatgataatattgaGTTTTGTGTGAGATTtacaagaaaaactaaaaaaaaacaagaaaaattagtttttatggtTGAGTTTTGTGCATAATTGAATTATATCTAATTTCAACCTcaactataaaaactaaaacaaatatgctTTTAATGCGTTTAATGCTTGTATATTTTGTACTGGTGGTTGGTAGTGAGAATATCAATTTTGAATAAGAGAAAATGTATGTAAGATAGTGGTCCACCCAATTCAAAATTAAGCTTACATAGGATCTCAATGTTTTATGTTCAAGGATTATCTTGCTTGGGTTCACGAAGAGACACCTGAATCTCAATTGATAATACATGTTGTAGACTTGTTGAATCATTAAAGCTTCTAGAGGTTACAatcaattatcttaattttagagaaaataacttttattttttttataatcaaaaagaaaatatcatttaaccagtcaaataatttttgttattttatacacataattgtgtttcaaacattaattttatagaaatttatttattttatatgcaaaaatCTATCTTacagtatttttaattatacaaatattttttaaatttattattttaaaatcataactttttttttttttttttttttgtccaagcTCATTTGGGTGCTTGAGTTAGGTTTCCATGGCTCATAGTAACATCCGGGATTATCTGTCTTCCGCGGGATTATCGCGATATCTAGAGCATGGGTCATGCGATCGAGAGGATAGAGCCTCAGCCCTCAGGGGCATCACTAGACCACTCAACACTGACAAAAATCCACATGTTCACTATTGAATCACACATTGTAAGATAAACCAAATCAATCCCCATCTTCACACCATATCTCTTCCTTTCTGACAAATAACTGTCAGTCCAAAGACAAGATTGCCCTTCATAGTCTTTTAATTACTACgagaagagagaggagagaagagagaggagagaacagAGAGGAAAGTAGCTGCAAGGCGTTGTCTGTTTGTGTGGCATTCATTAATCTACTTCCCTGGATAGTTCTAGATTAGATGAGATCACCTCGTAGATTCTCAGAAGAAGGTGctctcctctttcttttcttttttactagtGAATTAGTCTAAAATAAAATTcccacatttttattttttgtttttgaataattctcttcattcttcatagatCCACCTTTAATGGTACCTTGTTGGTTCTgaagtttgttttgtttctctGCCCTCTATACACcccttttttcatttcatatcaTGCAGTCTTAATTctgaatttctgtttttttgccACTTTTTTCATGCAAGATTTGAGATGGGCGATTCAAGTGCCAGTCTTTAATGATGAAATGAAGCTTCTTTTGTATCTCTTTCTTGGTTGCAATGGTTCTTCATGAAGCAAAAGATTGCAACTTTATAGATCTGCCATGAGAAAACACCACAAAAAGCTTGTTTTGGcactcttctctctttttacaGTGGTTTTTAGTGCCACTGACCCCAATGACTTTGCAATTATCAAAGCATTCAGAGAAGGGTTAGAGAACCCTGAACTTTTAGAGTGGCCTGCTGATGGTGATGATGACCCATGTGGTCAATCTTGGAAACATGTTTTCTGTTCTGGTTCTAGGGTCACACAAATCCAGGTTCAGAATATGAGCTTGAAAGGTACTTTGCCTCAAAACCTCAACCAGCTTACAAAACTCCAAAGGTTAGGCCTTCAAAGGAACCAATTCACTGGAGCTTTACCATCCTTAAGTGGGCTATCGGAGCTACAGTCTGTTTATTTGGATTTCAATCAGTTTGATTCAATTCCTTCTGATTGTTTTGATCGTTTGGTGAGCTTGCAATCCCTGGcattggataaaaataatttcaatgcgAGTACAGGGTGGTCATTCCCTGAGGGTTTGCAAGATTCTGCACAATTGACCAATCTTTCTTGTATGTTTTGTAATTTGGCCGGTCCCTTGCCTTATTTTCTAGGGGCCTTGTCATCTCTACAGAACTTGAGACTTTCGGGCAATAATTTATCTGGTGAGATTCCCGCGAGCTTCAAACGAAGCACGTCTTTACAGAATCTGTGGTTAAATGATCAGAATGGAGGTGGGTTGAGTGGCACTCTTGACGTGGTGACAACAATGGATTCAGTTAATGTTCTTTGGCTTCATGGGAACCAGTTCACAGGTACAATTCCAGAGAGCATTGGTAATTTGACTGTTTTGCAGGATCTCAATCTTAATGGTAACAAACTTGTTGGATTCGTTCCGGATAGCCTGGCAAAAATGCCATTAGAGCATTTGGATTTGAACAATAATCAGTTAATGGGTCCAATTCCAAATTTTAAAGCAACTGAAGTGTCGTATGCTTCAAATGCATTTTGTCAATCCACTCCAGGTGTCCCTTGTGCACCAGAAGTTATGGCGCTTCTAGAGTTTCTCGGTTCGCTGAATTACCCCTCAAGATTAGTTTCTTCATGGACCGGTAATGACCCGTGTTCATGGCTGGGATTGGCTTGTCACAATGGTAATGTTAATTCCATTGCTTTGCCTAGCAGTAATCTTAGTGGTACCTTGAGTCCTTCAGTTGCAAGGCTAGGTTCTCTTATTCAAATCAAACTCGGGAGTAACAATCTAAGCGGTCAAGTTCCAGAAAACTGGACTAGCTTGACATCTTTGAAAACATTAGATCTCAGTACCAACAACATTTCCCCCCCATTACCAAAATTTGCTGACACTGTGAATGTTGTCACTGTGGGCAATCCTCTACTTACTGGTGGTAGTCCGTCCAATCCAAACCCCTCTCCTGGATCCGGAAGTTCAGGTTCTCCACCCAGCAACCCCTCATCACCAACCAAAGGCACAGGTTCTAGTCCCGGGGATTCTTCAGAACCAGTGAAACCCAAGCGGTCCACTTTAGTTGCAATTATAGCCCCGGTTGCTAGTGTTGTAGTTGTTGCTCTTCTGGCCATTCCTCTGTCTATCTATTGTTACAAGAAGAGGAAAGATACCTTCCAGGCTCCAAGTTCCCTTGTCATTCATCCAAGAGATCCATCTGATTCAGACAACACAGTTAAGATTGTGGTTGCCAGTAACACCAACGGAAGCGCATCTACAATAACAGGGAGTGGTTCTGCAAGCAGGAATAGCAGTGGCGTTGGCGAGTCTCATGTCATTGAAGCAGGAAATTTGGTCATATCAGTTCAAGTTCTTCGAAATGTGACTAAGAATTTTGCCTCGGAGAATGAGCTTGGCCGTGGTGGCTTTGGGGTGGTTTATAAAGGAGAACTTGATGATGGAACAAAAATAGCTGTTAAAAGAATGGAGTCTGGCGTGATCAGCAGCAAAGCTATAGATGAATTCCAAGCTGAGATTGCAGTTCTTTCAAAGGTACGGCACCGTCATTTGGTTTCACTTTTGGGCTACTCTGTTGAAGGCTATGAAAGAATCCTTGTTTATGAGTACATGCCTCAAGGAGCTTTAAGCAAGCATCTTTTCCACTGGAAGAGCTCGAAGTTGGAGCCTCTTTCTTGGAAGAGGAGGCTAAATATTGCATTGGATGTTGCTAGAGGAATGGAATATCTTCATAATTTGGCTCACCGGAGCTTCATACACAGAGATCTTAAATCTTCAAACATCTTACTTGGTGATGATTTCAGAGCAAAAGTTTCCGATTTTGGATTGGTGAAACTTGCTCCTGATGGAGAGAAATCTATGGTGACCAGGCTTGCTGGGACCTTTGGATACTTGGCACCTGAGTATGCTGGTAAATATTCTATTTTGTGGCCTTGCGTTTTTACTGGATTGAATTTTCACCTACCGTGATGCATTTTGATggagaattttattttctaaaatctttttaacttttgataGAGCTGAATGTAGACAACTTGTAGCTGACTCCTTATTGCGTTACAGGATTTTGTTCCATCATGTATGTGGTAGCTATAAAGTAGACTGCGTCATCAGAATGATTCTGGTTCATTAGATCACCTAATCTGAAAGATGTCATTTAATTCAAAGGCATATAAAAGTAACATGTGAAACTTTTGGTTGGTCGGAATTtcgaagaaaaagagaaggaaactgTAGGTTTAACTTAAATTGTAGGTCAAATTCCATACCGGAGTGAGGCATGCAATACTGGTTTTAcctttgcatttttattttcttttattctctgtGATGTATGCATTTATCCCAGTGACTCTGACTCTCACATGCTGACTGTTTTAGTGACGGGAAAAATCACAACCAAGGTCGATGTCTTTAGTTTCGGGATTGTGCTAATGGAGTTATTGACTGGATTGATGGCACTCGACGAGGACAGACCAGAGGAAAGCCAGTACCTGGCTGCATGGTTTTGGCGTATCAAATCAGATAAGCAGAAACTTAGGGCTGCTATTGACCCTGCCCTTGATGTGAAAGACGAAACATTTGAGAGTATCTCCATCATTGCTGAACTGGCTGGGCACTGCACGGCAAGGGAGCCCAACCAAAGACCAGATATGGGCCACGCTGTGAATGTGCTGGCCCCACTTGTTGAGAAATGGAAACCTATGGACGATGATACTGAAGATTATTGTGGTATCGATTACAGCCTCCCTCTTAACCAGATGGTGAAGGGCTGGCAGGAAGCGGAAGGAAAGGACTTGAGTTATGTGGACTTAGAAGACAGCAAGAGTAGTATTCCAGCAAGGCCAACTGGCTTTGCGGAGTCTTTCACTTCTGCTGATGGGCGGTAGCAGAGGTGCTCTATCCCGCTTTAAGAAGAGTTCTTTTGATAGGTGTAGATAGTATGTCGTGCTGTTTCTTTCTGGTATTCATTGTTGATATGTTGCACTGCTTGTGCGCTTATGGTAGATTAAGCATGAAGTTCCAGATGTTCAAGGATCTCATGTAGGCTTTGAAATTTTCAGTTGAGATTTATGTGCTATTTGTGATGTAGATAAAGAACAATGATGAGCGAGAACTTgctataatttatttcttgaagATTCAATCCATGAGCCCCCTGTTACTGTGTTTTATAAATGGAATAGTTCATGAAGGCTATCGCCTACTGCCATTGTTGATAAGATTCAATCCATGAGCCCCCTGTTCATTCAAAAAAAGTCTGCATTGAGATTTTGGACTTGTAGCTTGTTCGTGTCATCTGTTCTTAGAAGCA encodes:
- the LOC7484697 gene encoding receptor protein kinase TMK1, with amino-acid sequence MRKHHKKLVLALFSLFTVVFSATDPNDFAIIKAFREGLENPELLEWPADGDDDPCGQSWKHVFCSGSRVTQIQVQNMSLKGTLPQNLNQLTKLQRLGLQRNQFTGALPSLSGLSELQSVYLDFNQFDSIPSDCFDRLVSLQSLALDKNNFNASTGWSFPEGLQDSAQLTNLSCMFCNLAGPLPYFLGALSSLQNLRLSGNNLSGEIPASFKRSTSLQNLWLNDQNGGGLSGTLDVVTTMDSVNVLWLHGNQFTGTIPESIGNLTVLQDLNLNGNKLVGFVPDSLAKMPLEHLDLNNNQLMGPIPNFKATEVSYASNAFCQSTPGVPCAPEVMALLEFLGSLNYPSRLVSSWTGNDPCSWLGLACHNGNVNSIALPSSNLSGTLSPSVARLGSLIQIKLGSNNLSGQVPENWTSLTSLKTLDLSTNNISPPLPKFADTVNVVTVGNPLLTGGSPSNPNPSPGSGSSGSPPSNPSSPTKGTGSSPGDSSEPVKPKRSTLVAIIAPVASVVVVALLAIPLSIYCYKKRKDTFQAPSSLVIHPRDPSDSDNTVKIVVASNTNGSASTITGSGSASRNSSGVGESHVIEAGNLVISVQVLRNVTKNFASENELGRGGFGVVYKGELDDGTKIAVKRMESGVISSKAIDEFQAEIAVLSKVRHRHLVSLLGYSVEGYERILVYEYMPQGALSKHLFHWKSSKLEPLSWKRRLNIALDVARGMEYLHNLAHRSFIHRDLKSSNILLGDDFRAKVSDFGLVKLAPDGEKSMVTRLAGTFGYLAPEYAVTGKITTKVDVFSFGIVLMELLTGLMALDEDRPEESQYLAAWFWRIKSDKQKLRAAIDPALDVKDETFESISIIAELAGHCTAREPNQRPDMGHAVNVLAPLVEKWKPMDDDTEDYCGIDYSLPLNQMVKGWQEAEGKDLSYVDLEDSKSSIPARPTGFAESFTSADGR